In one window of Mytilus galloprovincialis chromosome 6, xbMytGall1.hap1.1, whole genome shotgun sequence DNA:
- the LOC143080865 gene encoding mitochondrial import receptor subunit TOM40 homolog 1-like — MGNKISAAGPNETTGGMSLSPPPLHPPPASSQSSTETPKPTEQTAADNNPGTFEELHRKCKDIFPQCFEGGKFIFSKGLSSHFQVSHTINLSTVNPASSGYRFGATYVGSKQLGPQEMFPVVLGDMDASGNLNANIIHAFSQNIRSKLVTQIQDNKCVATQAGIDYRGSDYTASLTLGNLDVVNMSGILVTQYLQKVTSRLSIGAELVCQYGPQVPGGEFTALSVASKLTGDKWTLSGNISPLVGGAHLCYHHKVTEELDVGAEIETSLAQGESVCKLAYQLEVPEASITFRGSVDTNWGIEATLERKLLPFPFTFALSGMASLANFQKPQYRYGIGLIIGS, encoded by the exons ATGGGTAACAAAATTTCAGCTGCAGGTCCAAATGAAACTACAGGTGGCATGTCATTGTCGCCACCGCCGCTTCACCCACCACCGGCATCATCTCAGTCATCCACAGAAACACCAAAACCAACCGAACAAACAGCGGCTGACAATAATCCAGGGACATTTGAAGAGCTCCACAGAAAATGCAAAG ATATATTTCCCCAATGCTTCGAGGGAGGaaagtttatcttttcaaaagGATTAAGCAGTCATTTTCAAGTCAGTCATACCATTAATCTTAGTACAGTAAATCCTGCATCATCTGGGTACAGATTTGGTGCTacatatgttggctctaaacaatTAGGACCACAAGAG ATGTTTCCAGTGGTTTTAGGTGATATGGATGCCAGTGGTAATCTCAACGCCAACATAATTCATGCATTTTCACAGAATATTAGATCAAAACTGGTAACACag ATTCAAGACAACAAATGTGTAGCAACACAAGCAGGTATAGACTACAGAGGTTCAGATTATACAGCATCTCTAACTTTAGGCAATCTGGACGTAGTCAATATGTCAG GTATTTTAGTTACACAGTACTTGCAGAAAGTGACATCACGGTTATCAATAGGTGCTGAGTTAGTATGTCAGTATGGTCCTCAAGTCCCTGGAGGAGAATTTACAGCTTTATCTGTAGCCTCTAAACTTACTG GTGATAAATGGACCTTATCTGGAAATATAAGTCCTTTAGTTGGTGGTGCTCATTTATGTTATCATCACAAAGTAACAGAAGAATTAGATGTAGGAGCTGAAATAGAGACTAGTCTAGCTCAAGGAGAGAGTGTATGTAAGCTTGCTTATCAACTAGAGGTTCCAGAAGCTTCTATAACATTCAGAG GTAGCGTAGATACAAATTGGGGAATAGAAGCAACACTGGAAAGAAAATTATTACCGTTTCCATTCACATTTGCTTTAAGTGGAATGGCTAGTTTAGCTAACTTTCAAAAACCTCAATACCGATATGGTATAGGACTAATTATAGGATCATAG